In the Salvelinus fontinalis isolate EN_2023a chromosome 34, ASM2944872v1, whole genome shotgun sequence genome, one interval contains:
- the LOC129832797 gene encoding uncharacterized protein LOC129832797, translated as MKTNLERTPTHTPQHEDPPGEYYTPSHSSITHLESTTTRHTPPSPTWRVLQPVTLPHHPPGEYYTLSHSSITHLESTTTRHTSPSPTWRVLQPITLLHHPTREYDHQSHFPITHLEIRPPSHSSITHLESTTPRHTPPSPTWRVRPPSHSSITHLESTTPITLLHHPPREYDPRHTPPSPTWRVRPPVTLLHHPPGEYYNPSHFPIPQ; from the exons ATGAAGACCAACCTGGAGAGAACACCCACCCATACACCACAGCATGAAGACCCACCTGGAGAGTACTACACCCCGTCACACTCCTCCATCACCCACCTGGAGAGTACTACAACCCGTCACACTCCTCCATCACCCACCTGGAGAGTACTACAACCCGTCACACTTCCCCATCACCCACCTGGAGAGTACTACACCCTGTCACACTCCTCCATCACCCACCTGGAGAGTACTACAACCCGTCACACTTCCCCATCACCCACCTGGAGAGTACTACAACCCATCACACTCCTCCATCACCCAACTAGAGAGTACGATCACCAGTCACACTTCCCCATCACCCACCTGGAGA tacgacccccatcacactcctccaTCACCCACCTGGAGAGTACGACCCCCCGTCACACTCCTCCATCACCCACCTGGAGAGTACGACCCCCGTCACACTCCTCCATCACCCACCTGGAGAGTACgacccccatcacactcctccaTCACCCACCTAGAGAGTACGACCCCCGTCACACTCCTCCATCACCCACCTGGAGAGTACGACCCCCCGTCACACTCCTCCATCACCCACCTGGAGAGTACTACAACCCGTCACACTTCCCCATCCCTCAGTGA